The following coding sequences lie in one Hymenobacter sp. J193 genomic window:
- a CDS encoding helix-turn-helix transcriptional regulator, with the protein MSLRPASASPTTVLYIKYMVCPRGIRVVRQELQGIGLQVLDVCLGAATVAGRPEELDWPRLRATLEAAKFALLETFHQTLVERVGVAVNHLLREPTESLRHRAFGAAVARELGMTYRQLCPAFTRLMGGKTLADYILSQRLAYAQELLASTSLGVGLIARRLGYASLAHFSGQFRRVTRCSPSTYRKLLRNEKPTLAADFPPNDASERR; encoded by the coding sequence ATGTCGCTTCGCCCCGCCTCTGCTTCGCCCACCACCGTGCTGTACATCAAGTATATGGTGTGCCCGCGTGGTATCCGGGTGGTCCGGCAGGAACTGCAGGGCATCGGGCTACAGGTGCTCGACGTGTGCCTGGGGGCGGCGACCGTCGCCGGCCGGCCGGAAGAACTCGACTGGCCCCGCCTGCGGGCCACACTAGAAGCGGCCAAGTTTGCACTGCTCGAAACCTTCCACCAGACCTTGGTGGAACGGGTAGGCGTAGCGGTAAACCACTTACTGCGTGAGCCGACCGAGAGTCTGCGCCACCGGGCCTTCGGGGCGGCGGTGGCCCGCGAGTTGGGGATGACATACAGACAGCTCTGCCCGGCTTTTACCCGCCTGATGGGAGGCAAGACGCTGGCAGACTACATTCTGAGCCAGCGGCTGGCCTATGCGCAGGAACTGCTGGCTTCAACTTCCCTGGGTGTTGGCCTCATTGCCCGGCGCTTGGGGTATGCCAGCCTGGCCCACTTTTCCGGGCAGTTCCGGCGCGTGACCCGCTGCTCTCCCTCCACCTATAGGAAGCTCCTGCGCAATGAAAAGCCGACCCTAGCGGCGGATTTTCCGCCAAATGATGCAAGCGAAAGGCGCTAG
- a CDS encoding AraC family transcriptional regulator, translating into MAIDCLLLTHPHTGELAFRSYSFSDDTPFNYLQRNNYYSLILLTQGSGELRANFATYLFAGSTLCCFGPYQPYTIQASTAVAGLVLDFHADFFCIYRHQQEVASNGILFNTIFEPPFFPVTTEAVREFAALAAVMQEEVRRQEVAQQESIVLYLKLFLLKAIRIRTAQPALGTEQNPSGREPWLLQQLQDAINTHYRHLHTAGEYADLLRVPARSLTRLVKSHYQKTLSQLITERIIMEAKRELYLTSQSVKAIAFALGFGDEYYFSRFFKKNTAVSPQFFRESVGFAKAEES; encoded by the coding sequence ATGGCGATTGACTGTCTCCTGCTAACTCATCCGCACACGGGTGAATTAGCGTTTCGAAGCTACTCCTTTAGCGACGACACCCCGTTTAATTACTTACAACGCAATAATTATTACTCCCTCATTCTGCTTACGCAGGGCAGCGGCGAGCTACGCGCCAACTTTGCCACCTACCTGTTTGCTGGCAGTACGCTGTGTTGTTTTGGCCCTTACCAACCTTACACTATCCAAGCCAGCACCGCTGTAGCGGGCCTGGTCCTGGATTTTCATGCCGACTTTTTCTGCATCTACCGGCATCAGCAGGAGGTAGCTAGCAATGGCATCTTGTTCAACACAATTTTTGAGCCGCCCTTCTTCCCGGTTACAACAGAGGCGGTGCGTGAATTTGCCGCCCTGGCAGCTGTGATGCAAGAGGAAGTACGGCGTCAAGAGGTAGCACAACAAGAGTCCATCGTATTATATCTGAAGCTCTTTTTGCTGAAAGCTATCCGAATTCGTACTGCACAGCCCGCGTTAGGCACCGAGCAGAACCCGTCTGGCCGGGAGCCCTGGCTTCTGCAGCAACTTCAAGATGCCATCAATACGCACTACCGCCACCTGCACACGGCCGGGGAGTATGCCGACCTGTTACGAGTTCCCGCCCGAAGCCTAACGCGCCTAGTCAAGTCCCATTATCAGAAGACGCTCAGCCAACTCATCACGGAGCGAATCATTATGGAGGCCAAGCGCGAACTGTACCTAACCAGTCAATCCGTCAAGGCTATCGCCTTCGCGCTGGGCTTCGGGGATGAATACTATTTCAGCCGCTTCTTCAAGAAAAATACGGCCGTATCGCCGCAGTTTTTTCGTGAATCAGTTGGGTTCGCAAAAGCAGAAGAAAGCTAG
- a CDS encoding recombinase family protein: MLFGYVRVSTSAQSAESQKSLIARYLVEHRWTLDEWIEVEMSSRRTAGQRRLPELLAKVAAGDTVIVSELSRLGRSLREVLGLIEELIHQKRCRLILVKQGLDLDPQNHRDMTHKILLTIFAMLAELERDFVSERTKEGLRARREQGIVLGKPKGVVQPSMYDADRERILHLHALGVPLTTIVDVHLKYGKYLSLKNYLAKLQR; this comes from the coding sequence ATGCTATTTGGCTACGTCCGCGTCTCCACGAGCGCCCAATCGGCCGAGAGCCAGAAGAGCCTCATCGCCCGCTATCTGGTCGAGCACCGCTGGACCCTCGACGAGTGGATTGAAGTAGAAATGTCTTCCCGCCGCACCGCCGGGCAGCGCCGCCTGCCCGAGCTGCTGGCCAAGGTTGCTGCCGGCGATACGGTCATCGTCTCCGAGCTCTCCCGGCTGGGCCGCTCGCTGCGCGAAGTGCTGGGCCTGATTGAAGAGTTGATTCACCAGAAGCGGTGCCGGCTGATTCTGGTCAAGCAGGGCCTGGACCTGGACCCGCAGAATCACCGCGACATGACCCACAAAATCCTGCTCACCATTTTCGCCATGCTGGCCGAGCTGGAGCGGGACTTCGTTTCCGAGCGCACGAAGGAAGGCTTGCGGGCGCGGCGCGAGCAGGGCATCGTGCTGGGCAAGCCCAAGGGTGTGGTGCAGCCCTCCATGTACGACGCCGACCGCGAGCGGATTCTGCACCTGCACGCGCTGGGCGTACCGCTCACCACCATCGTGGACGTGCACCTGAAGTACGGCAAGTACCTCTCCCTGAAAAACTACCTGGCCAAACTGCAGCGGTAA
- a CDS encoding efflux RND transporter permease subunit, with translation MLDKIIRFALQNRLLMLAFALGLIIAGSYTASQLPVDVLPDLDRPRVTVFLEAPGMAPEEVEALVTLPVETALNGATGVSAVRSNSAIGLGMVFVEFDYGTDIFTARQIVSEKLQTTGEQLPEGITPVLGPISSVMGQIMLVGLSGGKETNAADLRTLANYTVRQRLLSIPGVAQVIPIGGDNLQYQVLLDMPRLNATGLTVNQVEDALRQSNLNTTGNFFDRNGSEVLIRNLGRLRSVQDIENIIVGYREQSPIRVADVAKVEFGARFKRGDGSVNGQPAVILSIEKQPGAATVGLTEAVEKALVELKPSLPKDVQVNTRLFKQSEFIESSISNVEEALRDGAILVVIVLFAFLLNVRTTFISLVAIPLSLLVTALVFRFVGISINTMTLGGLAIAIGELVDDAIVDVENVYRRLRENKQRPDPQPVLRVIYAASSEVRNSIVYATIIVVLVFLPLFALEGMEGRIFAPLGIAYITSIVASLFVSLTVTPVLCYYLLPRMKQMDHPETDGGLVRWLKKKDTRLLGWGLNHPKLVLTSTALLFVMAAAMVPFFGTEFLPPFNEGSLTVNFSAPAGTSLTESNRLGTLGEQQMLKIPEVAYTARRTGRAELDEHAESVNNSEIEVAFKTKEELKKEGKTMRSRDEILADMRQKLSLITGVNVNIGQPISHRLDHLLSGVRAQVAIKVFGNDLLELRRYANEVRAAAGTVPGVVDLQVEKQVQIPQLLIRPKDDALRAYGMARGEVVRDLETLFQGAVVSQMLDGQKRFDLVVKLPEAQRNDIAAISQTRIETPSGEMIPVSEVADVVYEPGPNTVNHENTQRRITISLNVAERDLGSTVKEIQQKVSQQVKLPPGYYLTYGGQFESQQSASQKILWLSLFSLAGIFLVLFSHFKSSLMVGQIMLNIPLALIGSVVAVLLTGGTFSIASLVGFITLTGIASRNGIMMISHYIHLVEHEGEKFGLPMIIRGSLERLVPVLMTALVAALALVPLTLAKDAPGKEILYPVATVILGGLLSSTFLDIIVTPVVFWLVGEKALAQYFASHQETGLDEHPQELDAQPLTPPSDLNPVLPTR, from the coding sequence ATGCTTGACAAGATAATTCGCTTCGCCCTGCAAAACCGACTGCTGATGCTGGCCTTCGCCCTGGGCCTCATCATAGCTGGCAGCTATACCGCCAGCCAGCTACCGGTGGACGTGCTACCCGACCTAGACCGCCCCCGCGTCACCGTATTTCTGGAAGCCCCCGGCATGGCCCCGGAGGAAGTGGAAGCCCTGGTGACGCTGCCCGTGGAGACGGCCCTGAATGGGGCCACCGGCGTATCGGCAGTGCGCTCCAACTCAGCCATTGGCCTGGGCATGGTGTTCGTGGAGTTCGACTACGGCACCGACATCTTCACGGCTCGCCAGATTGTGAGTGAGAAGCTGCAAACCACCGGCGAACAGCTGCCCGAAGGCATTACGCCGGTGTTGGGGCCGATTTCCTCAGTCATGGGCCAGATTATGCTGGTGGGCCTCTCGGGCGGGAAAGAAACCAACGCCGCCGATTTGCGCACCCTGGCCAACTACACCGTGCGGCAGCGCCTGCTCAGCATCCCGGGCGTGGCCCAGGTCATTCCTATCGGCGGCGACAACCTGCAGTACCAGGTACTGCTGGATATGCCCCGCCTGAATGCCACGGGCCTGACCGTAAACCAGGTGGAAGATGCTTTGCGCCAGTCCAACCTGAATACCACCGGCAACTTCTTCGACCGCAACGGCTCGGAGGTACTCATCCGCAACCTGGGCCGGCTGCGCTCGGTGCAGGACATTGAGAACATCATCGTGGGCTACCGCGAGCAGTCGCCCATCCGGGTAGCCGACGTGGCCAAGGTGGAGTTCGGGGCCCGCTTCAAGCGCGGCGACGGCAGCGTGAACGGCCAGCCCGCCGTGATTCTGAGCATCGAGAAGCAGCCGGGGGCGGCCACCGTGGGCCTCACGGAAGCCGTGGAAAAAGCGCTGGTGGAACTCAAGCCCTCGCTCCCCAAAGATGTACAGGTGAACACCCGGCTGTTCAAGCAGTCGGAGTTTATTGAGTCCTCCATTAGCAATGTAGAGGAAGCCCTGCGCGACGGGGCCATTCTGGTGGTCATCGTGCTGTTTGCCTTTTTGCTGAACGTACGCACCACGTTTATTTCGCTGGTGGCCATTCCGTTGTCGCTACTGGTTACGGCGCTGGTATTCCGCTTCGTCGGCATTTCTATCAACACCATGACGCTGGGCGGGCTGGCCATTGCTATCGGCGAGTTGGTGGATGACGCCATCGTGGACGTAGAAAACGTGTACCGCCGCCTACGCGAAAACAAGCAACGGCCTGACCCGCAACCGGTGCTGCGGGTAATTTATGCCGCTTCGTCAGAGGTACGCAACTCCATTGTGTACGCCACTATCATCGTGGTGCTGGTGTTCCTTCCGCTGTTCGCGCTGGAAGGTATGGAGGGCCGCATTTTCGCGCCGCTGGGCATTGCCTACATCACCAGCATTGTGGCCTCGCTGTTTGTATCGCTCACCGTGACGCCGGTGCTGTGCTACTACCTGCTACCCCGCATGAAGCAGATGGACCACCCCGAAACCGACGGCGGGCTGGTGCGCTGGCTCAAGAAGAAGGACACCCGACTGCTGGGCTGGGGACTTAATCACCCCAAGCTAGTGCTTACTTCTACCGCTCTGCTATTTGTCATGGCTGCGGCCATGGTGCCATTTTTCGGCACGGAGTTCCTGCCGCCCTTTAATGAAGGCTCTTTAACGGTTAACTTCTCCGCACCCGCCGGCACCTCACTCACCGAGTCTAACCGCCTGGGCACGTTAGGCGAGCAGCAGATGCTCAAGATTCCAGAGGTGGCTTACACGGCCCGCCGCACCGGCCGCGCCGAACTGGACGAGCATGCCGAGTCGGTGAACAACTCGGAAATCGAGGTGGCTTTCAAGACCAAGGAAGAGTTGAAGAAGGAAGGCAAAACCATGCGCAGCCGCGACGAAATCCTGGCCGATATGCGCCAGAAGCTCAGCCTCATTACGGGCGTGAACGTGAACATCGGCCAGCCCATTTCTCACCGCCTCGACCACCTGCTCTCGGGCGTGCGGGCCCAGGTGGCCATCAAGGTGTTCGGCAACGATTTGCTGGAGCTGCGCCGCTACGCCAACGAGGTGCGGGCCGCCGCGGGCACTGTGCCCGGCGTGGTGGACTTGCAGGTTGAAAAGCAGGTCCAGATTCCTCAGTTGCTCATCCGACCCAAGGATGACGCCCTGCGCGCCTATGGCATGGCACGGGGTGAAGTGGTGCGCGACCTGGAAACGCTGTTTCAGGGCGCTGTGGTCTCCCAGATGCTCGACGGGCAGAAGCGCTTCGACCTGGTAGTGAAGCTGCCCGAAGCCCAACGCAACGACATCGCGGCCATCAGCCAGACCCGCATCGAAACGCCCAGCGGCGAGATGATTCCGGTAAGTGAGGTGGCCGACGTGGTGTACGAGCCCGGCCCCAACACCGTCAACCACGAAAACACCCAGCGCCGCATCACCATTTCACTGAACGTGGCGGAGCGCGACTTGGGCTCCACCGTGAAGGAGATTCAGCAGAAAGTCAGCCAGCAGGTGAAGCTGCCGCCGGGCTACTATCTCACCTACGGCGGGCAGTTTGAGAGCCAGCAGTCGGCTTCGCAGAAGATTCTTTGGCTGAGCTTGTTTTCGCTGGCCGGCATCTTCCTGGTGCTGTTCTCGCACTTCAAGTCCTCGCTGATGGTGGGCCAGATTATGCTCAACATTCCGCTGGCGCTTATCGGCTCGGTGGTGGCGGTGCTGCTCACGGGCGGTACGTTCAGCATTGCCTCCCTCGTGGGTTTCATCACCCTCACCGGTATTGCCTCCCGCAACGGCATCATGATGATTTCGCACTACATCCACCTCGTGGAGCACGAAGGCGAGAAATTCGGCCTCCCGATGATTATCCGCGGCTCGCTGGAACGGCTGGTGCCGGTGCTGATGACAGCCCTGGTGGCTGCGCTGGCCCTGGTGCCGCTCACGCTGGCCAAGGACGCGCCCGGCAAGGAAATCCTGTATCCGGTGGCCACGGTCATCCTCGGCGGCCTGCTCTCGTCCACTTTCCTCGACATCATCGTGACGCCGGTGGTGTTCTGGCTGGTGGGCGAAAAAGCCCTAGCACAATACTTCGCCTCTCATCAGGAAACGGGCTTGGATGAGCACCCGCAGGAACTCGACGCGCAGCCGCTCACCCCGCCATCGGACCTGAATCCGGTGCTGCCCACACGTTAG
- a CDS encoding Tn3 family transposase, giving the protein MATHLRIHLGKERELYEQPPLVPAAEQARVFAVPDWADVHLARMLAPGNRVGFVLQLGYFQISQRFYVATRYHAADVAYVAQQLGLGPADFDPLRYADARYYAHQQLLCEQLGIARFEAAAADRLYQEAVRLSSQHLKPASVFDYLVLFLHEHRLELPTYNTLADLITRALLAFEKRLLHRLQQHLQPGEQRLLDRLLAADDPDAREAEADRRYPLTFLKRIRQGLRPGEIRERVTHFASLRQLFEQLQPLWQRLRLSDQAITYYAEYVLRAQAAQLYRRDERRYLYLLSFVVHQYYELDDALVDTLLQTVTSTTNQCREQVKETLYQQRTTTQQLTSQVTGRGYRHLQALTQIRALVDAPDVAAEQKLARIDTLLQRHQVTAAQLSEDHQQLEQLRLATEQQAGEALFHEALAAASLRLQAKLGALVKALVVDEATTRADLWRAVHYYQQHDGHLGAQVPLDFLSLTQRAYVLDAQGRLRTSLYKALLFMEMATAIKSGQLNFTCCYQYRAFEHYLLPAAQWAKQHEALLEQAGLSAWRDFATVQATLHAQLQAQFAATNAHLSGADNPHAHRTPAGRYRLTTPRLPAEQPRLPAHLFPRHRVVPLREVLTSVARLTQFDTAFGSLPSKHARTPPPLSQLLAALVGLGCNLGLRRLAQVAPQVDEAALQRLASTHFSLDNLRQANELILNFTRQLRLREAFRRSPDVLHSSSDGQKYDLAVDSLGGSASFKYFGNRRGLTAYSYVDETLLVFDSTVFSAADREATHLLEGLLRHAVRPTDVHSTDTHGYTEVIFAVTRMLGIAYEPRIRQLTNQQLYSWEPVATHRQLGQTLLPDARLDPERIARHWDEVLRLVVTLKLRHSEASRLFGRLNSYARQHPLYRALKELGRLVKTEFLLRYVDQVELRQRIQKQLNKGESAHRLAHAVWHGRNQEFHAATRSEQLVAETCKRLLMNAIICWNYLHLSQHLARLPPEQQAATLATLSPFAVLSYRHLNLHGEYDFSDHPLLAEAPFDMDLIATWQPPSKPA; this is encoded by the coding sequence ATGGCCACGCACCTGCGGATTCACCTGGGCAAGGAACGTGAGCTCTACGAGCAGCCCCCGCTGGTACCAGCGGCCGAGCAGGCGCGGGTCTTTGCCGTCCCGGATTGGGCGGATGTTCACTTGGCCCGGATGCTGGCGCCGGGCAACCGCGTCGGGTTTGTCTTGCAGCTGGGCTACTTCCAGATTAGCCAGCGCTTCTACGTGGCCACCCGCTACCACGCGGCCGATGTGGCGTACGTGGCCCAGCAGCTGGGCCTGGGGCCCGCCGACTTTGACCCGCTTCGCTACGCCGATGCCCGCTATTATGCCCACCAGCAGCTCTTGTGCGAGCAACTGGGTATTGCGCGGTTCGAGGCGGCCGCGGCGGACCGGCTGTACCAGGAGGCGGTCCGCCTAAGCAGCCAGCACCTGAAGCCGGCGTCGGTCTTCGATTACCTGGTGCTGTTTCTGCACGAGCACCGGCTGGAGCTGCCCACCTACAACACGCTGGCCGACCTCATCACGCGGGCCCTGCTCGCGTTCGAGAAACGGCTGCTCCACCGCTTGCAGCAGCACCTGCAGCCCGGCGAGCAGCGCTTGCTGGACCGGCTGCTGGCCGCCGACGACCCCGACGCCCGCGAAGCGGAGGCGGACCGGCGCTACCCGCTCACCTTTCTCAAGCGCATTCGCCAGGGCCTGCGCCCCGGGGAAATCCGCGAACGGGTCACCCATTTCGCGTCCCTGCGGCAGCTCTTCGAGCAGCTGCAGCCGCTCTGGCAGCGCCTGCGCCTCTCGGACCAGGCCATCACCTACTACGCCGAGTACGTGCTGCGGGCCCAGGCCGCGCAACTCTACCGCCGTGACGAGCGGCGCTACCTCTACCTACTCAGCTTCGTGGTGCACCAGTACTACGAGTTGGATGATGCCCTGGTCGATACGTTGCTGCAAACGGTGACCAGCACGACCAATCAGTGCCGCGAGCAGGTCAAGGAGACGCTCTACCAGCAGCGCACCACCACCCAGCAACTGACGAGTCAGGTCACGGGCCGGGGCTACCGGCACCTGCAGGCCCTTACCCAGATTCGCGCCCTAGTTGATGCGCCCGACGTGGCCGCCGAGCAGAAACTGGCGCGCATCGACACCCTGCTACAGCGCCACCAGGTCACGGCCGCCCAGCTCAGCGAAGACCACCAGCAGTTGGAGCAGCTGCGCCTGGCCACCGAGCAGCAGGCGGGCGAGGCGCTGTTTCACGAGGCGCTGGCCGCTGCCTCGTTGCGCCTGCAGGCCAAGCTCGGGGCGTTGGTCAAAGCCTTGGTCGTGGACGAGGCGACCACCCGCGCCGACCTGTGGCGGGCCGTGCACTACTACCAGCAGCACGACGGGCACCTGGGCGCGCAGGTGCCGCTGGACTTTCTCTCGCTCACGCAACGGGCCTACGTCCTCGATGCGCAAGGTCGGTTACGCACCTCCCTTTATAAAGCCCTGCTGTTTATGGAGATGGCCACGGCCATCAAGTCCGGCCAACTCAACTTTACGTGCTGTTACCAGTACCGGGCGTTTGAGCACTACCTGCTGCCGGCCGCGCAGTGGGCCAAGCAGCACGAGGCCTTGCTGGAGCAGGCGGGGCTGAGTGCCTGGCGCGATTTTGCGACGGTGCAGGCCACGCTACACGCGCAACTGCAGGCCCAGTTTGCCGCCACGAACGCCCACCTGAGCGGGGCCGACAACCCGCACGCGCACCGCACCCCGGCCGGGCGCTACCGCCTCACGACGCCCCGGCTGCCGGCCGAGCAGCCGCGCCTGCCGGCCCACCTGTTTCCGCGCCACCGGGTCGTACCCTTGCGGGAGGTACTCACCAGCGTGGCCCGGCTGACGCAGTTTGACACGGCCTTCGGCTCGCTGCCCAGCAAACACGCCCGCACGCCACCGCCCTTGTCGCAGCTGCTAGCCGCCCTGGTCGGGTTGGGCTGCAACCTGGGCCTGCGCCGCTTGGCCCAAGTCGCGCCCCAGGTGGACGAAGCGGCCCTGCAGCGCCTGGCTAGCACGCATTTCTCGCTCGATAACCTGCGCCAGGCCAATGAACTGATTCTGAACTTTACCCGCCAGCTGCGCCTGCGCGAGGCCTTTCGGCGCTCCCCCGACGTGCTGCACAGCAGCAGCGACGGGCAGAAGTATGACCTGGCCGTGGACTCGCTCGGCGGCAGTGCCTCGTTCAAGTATTTCGGCAACCGCCGCGGCCTGACGGCCTACTCCTACGTGGACGAAACGCTGCTCGTCTTCGACTCGACCGTGTTCAGCGCCGCCGACCGCGAGGCCACGCACCTGCTGGAGGGGCTGCTGCGCCACGCCGTGCGGCCCACCGACGTGCACAGCACCGACACGCACGGCTACACCGAAGTCATCTTCGCCGTGACTCGCATGCTGGGCATCGCCTACGAGCCGCGCATCCGCCAGCTCACCAACCAGCAGCTCTACAGCTGGGAGCCGGTGGCCACGCACCGGCAACTGGGGCAGACCCTGCTGCCCGACGCGCGCCTCGACCCCGAGCGCATCGCCCGGCACTGGGACGAGGTCCTGCGCCTGGTCGTCACCCTGAAGCTGCGCCACAGCGAGGCCTCCCGCCTGTTCGGCCGCCTCAACTCCTACGCCCGCCAGCACCCGCTCTACCGGGCCCTGAAAGAGCTGGGCCGGCTGGTTAAAACCGAGTTCCTGCTGCGCTACGTTGACCAGGTGGAACTGCGCCAGCGCATCCAGAAGCAGCTCAACAAGGGCGAGAGCGCCCACCGGCTGGCCCACGCCGTCTGGCACGGCCGCAACCAGGAGTTTCACGCCGCCACCCGCTCCGAGCAGCTGGTGGCCGAGACCTGCAAGCGCTTGTTGATGAACGCCATCATCTGCTGGAATTACCTGCACCTCTCCCAGCACCTGGCCCGGCTGCCGCCCGAGCAGCAAGCGGCTACGCTGGCCACGCTCTCGCCCTTCGCCGTGCTCTCCTACCGCCACCTGAACCTGCACGGCGAGTACGACTTCTCCGACCACCCCCTGCTGGCCGAAGCCCCGTTTGACATGGACCTGATTGCTACCTGGCAGCCGCCAAGCAAACCGGCGTAG
- a CDS encoding four-helix bundle copper-binding protein encodes MHTQNQPLLDALNACIAACEHCATACLHEDNVKMMARCVLLDRDCADVCALTARLVARGSEHAAHLLKECAEICKACADECEKHGAHSEHCRACAEACRRCEQACRQGIAA; translated from the coding sequence ATGCATACGCAAAACCAACCCCTGCTCGACGCCCTCAATGCCTGCATCGCCGCCTGCGAGCACTGTGCCACCGCCTGCCTGCACGAGGACAACGTGAAGATGATGGCCCGCTGCGTCCTGTTGGACCGGGACTGTGCAGACGTGTGTGCCCTTACTGCCCGTCTCGTGGCCCGCGGCTCGGAGCATGCTGCCCATCTGCTGAAAGAATGTGCCGAAATCTGCAAGGCCTGCGCCGACGAGTGCGAGAAGCACGGGGCCCACTCCGAACACTGCCGCGCATGCGCTGAAGCCTGCCGCCGTTGCGAGCAGGCCTGCCGTCAGGGTATCGCTGCCTAG
- a CDS encoding putative quinol monooxygenase: MKNVGLLVRLEAKPGKEQAVLDFLTGALPLAQQEPATITWYAIQLAPATFGIFDTFPDEAGRQAHLNGPIAAALMAHAADLLAVPPVIEQVAILAAK, from the coding sequence ATGAAGAATGTAGGATTGCTGGTCCGGCTCGAAGCGAAGCCCGGTAAAGAGCAGGCAGTACTCGATTTTTTGACGGGCGCTCTGCCCCTGGCTCAGCAAGAGCCGGCTACCATAACCTGGTATGCTATTCAGCTGGCGCCGGCCACCTTCGGTATCTTTGATACCTTTCCGGATGAAGCAGGCCGGCAGGCGCATCTGAACGGCCCTATTGCCGCTGCGTTGATGGCCCATGCGGCCGACTTGCTGGCCGTGCCGCCTGTCATTGAACAAGTAGCTATCTTGGCTGCCAAATAA
- a CDS encoding transposase — translation MTDKAYGGQFAQQVQGLGWQHQVASRPPSATRGFVPVAQRWVVERTFAWLNCFRRLAMDYERTTSSHAAWLLVANLTITLRRATAD, via the coding sequence TTGACCGACAAAGCATACGGCGGACAATTCGCCCAGCAGGTGCAAGGGCTGGGTTGGCAGCACCAGGTAGCCAGTCGGCCACCCAGTGCCACTCGCGGGTTTGTGCCGGTGGCCCAGCGCTGGGTCGTGGAGCGCACCTTTGCCTGGCTGAACTGCTTTCGCCGGCTGGCCATGGATTACGAGCGCACAACCAGCAGCCATGCGGCTTGGCTGCTGGTTGCTAACTTGACCATAACCTTGCGCCGAGCAACAGCCGACTAA
- a CDS encoding heavy-metal-associated domain-containing protein — protein MKTLQFNTNINCGSCIKAVTPTLNNEQDIASWQVDTANPNKVLTVTGDITEAQVLALVEDAGFKAQAV, from the coding sequence ATGAAAACGCTTCAATTCAACACCAATATCAACTGCGGCAGTTGCATCAAGGCCGTAACGCCCACGCTCAACAACGAGCAGGACATTGCATCGTGGCAGGTGGACACTGCCAATCCCAACAAGGTGCTTACCGTAACCGGCGACATTACCGAAGCACAGGTTTTGGCCCTGGTGGAAGACGCCGGCTTTAAGGCACAGGCAGTTTAG
- a CDS encoding IS5 family transposase, with protein MVECYHPLTDSQWQVIVPLLPLQRKRRLCLRQVVDALRYVCRTGCQWRSLPACFPPWSAVYYYFARWQATGLLQRLNEAANRADRLASQRLPTPSLALVDAQSVKLAPRLGQQRGLDAHKRVNGRKRQVLCDTGGRIWRVHVHAANGHDSRAARPLLPAPHAPAPGLG; from the coding sequence ATGGTTGAGTGCTATCATCCCCTCACTGACTCGCAGTGGCAAGTTATTGTGCCATTGCTGCCCCTGCAACGCAAGCGGCGTTTGTGTTTGCGTCAAGTCGTTGACGCTCTGCGCTACGTGTGCCGCACGGGCTGCCAGTGGCGCAGCTTGCCGGCGTGTTTTCCGCCCTGGTCGGCGGTCTACTACTATTTCGCCCGCTGGCAAGCCACCGGCCTGCTGCAACGGCTCAATGAGGCGGCGAACCGCGCCGACCGGCTGGCGAGTCAGCGCTTGCCCACCCCGTCGCTGGCGCTGGTTGACGCGCAGAGCGTCAAGTTGGCCCCGCGTCTGGGCCAGCAGCGGGGCCTTGATGCACACAAGCGCGTCAACGGACGCAAACGGCAAGTGCTCTGTGACACGGGCGGGCGCATTTGGCGCGTGCACGTCCACGCGGCTAACGGCCATGACAGCCGGGCGGCGCGGCCGTTGCTGCCCGCCCCCCACGCACCTGCGCCCGGCCTGGGCTAG